The Antricoccus suffuscus genome segment TGGTGAACACCTTTGCGGCAGTCACTCCGCACGGCACTTGGGGCTGACAGAGCGCGACCTTGACGTCGGGCTTGGCGAGGTCGGCGAGCTTGGTGATCTTCGCCGGGTTCGATGCGGGTACGGCGATCTGCATCTTGTTCTGGACAAAGGTGGTCGGAGTCTCGGCCTTGCCGGTGTCGGTTACGGCGGTCATGTTCTTTGTCGACGCAGACGCGAAGACATCGACGGGGGCGTCCTGGTTGATTTGCTCAGCGAGCGCCGAGCTGCCGCCGTAGCTGATCTTTACCGTGGTGCCGGGATTGGCCTTCTCGAACGACTTGGCAATGGTGTCGAACGACTCCGTCAACGATGCTGCAGCGAGGACTGTGATGGTGCCGGTGACCTTCGATGCCGAACTGTCGTTGCTGTTAGACGACGCAGAGCCCGAGTCTTTGCTCGACGAGCAACCGCCGACGAGGGTGGTGAGCGCGGCGATCGCTGCTATGGCCAGCGTGGTACGACGACGCATATGGACTCCTTTGTTGATGCTTGGCGGATTTATGGCTGAACGGGCACTTCGATGACAACGTTGGTGGACTTGACCGAGGCGACCGCGAGGGTGCCCGGTTT includes the following:
- the modA gene encoding molybdate ABC transporter substrate-binding protein, whose product is MRRRTTLAIAAIAALTTLVGGCSSSKDSGSASSNSNDSSASKVTGTITVLAAASLTESFDTIAKSFEKANPGTTVKISYGGSSALAEQINQDAPVDVFASASTKNMTAVTDTGKAETPTTFVQNKMQIAVPASNPAKITKLADLAKPDVKVALCQPQVPCGVTAAKVFTNAGLKVTPVTLEQDVKSTLTKVELNEADAAVVYVTDVKAAGDKIKGIEIPDDVNATTDYPIATMKKAPNADGAKAFMDYVLSADGIKVLEKAGFAKP